AGAAAAAGAGATGTATCACACAAGATAGATATGCATCTTAGAAAGAGTAAGAATAAAGGTGTGGCAATCGATGGAATAGCCATAAGAAGAGCCACAGAATTGTATGGTCTTCTGAATGTAATATTTTTCTCACCGGAGGATCTGTCAATCATAAAAAATGGACCTGCTGAGAGAAGAAGGTTCATGGATCTTGAACTGTGTCAGATAAGCAGGCTGTATTATCAGAATCTGGCATCATACAATAAGATACTTAATCAGCGCAATAATCTATTAAAGCAGATATATTATAACAAAAGTCTCATAGATACACTGGATGTATGGAATATACAGCTGGTGGATTATGGATCCAAAATCATAAAAGAGAGAAAAAATTTTATAGATATGATGAATGACATCATCTGTGATATCCACAGTAGACTTACAGGTGGTAGAGAAAAGTTAGAGATAGTGTATGAATACAACGTGAATGAGAATAACTTTGAAGATGTTCTCAGAGAAAAGCTTGAAACAGATTTGAAATATTCCAGTACACAGGCAGGACCACACAGGGATGATATAAGTTTTCTCATAAATGGCATAGATGCGAGAAAGTATGGTTCTCAGGGACAGCAGAGAACAGTTGCACTTTCATTGAAGATGGCAGAGATAAAGCTTGTAAAAAAGATAATCAGTGATAATCCCATACTTCTTCTGGATGATGTCATGAGTGAACTCGACACTGATAGAAGAAATGCTCTCATAGATGAGATAAAGGACATTCAGACAATCATAACCTGTACTGGTTATGATGAATTTATAAAAGAGCAGGTAATAATAAACAATGTTTATAGTGTGGTGAATGGAACAGCCACCAGAGTAAGAACGGAGGAATCGTAACAATGGAAAATGATAATTATGGAGCAGAACAGATACAGGTTTTGGAGGGACTGGAAGCAGTCAGAAAAAGACCTGGTATGTACATAGGAAGTACATCCTCCACTGGACTTCACCATCTTGTGTATGAGATAGTTGACAATTCTGTAGATGAGGCTCTGGCTGGATATTGTACCCACATTCAGGTATATATAAACGAGGATAACTCCATAACAGTTGTCGATGATGGACGTGGAATTCCGGTTGGAATACACAAAAAACAGGGAATTCCTGCTGTAGAGGTTGTATTTACCATACTTCATGCCGGCGGTAAGTTCGGCGGTGGAGGATACAAAGTATCCGGAGGACTTCACGGTGTCGGTGCATCAGTAGTAAATGCGCTCTCAACATGGCTTGAGGTAGAGATAACAAGGAATGGAAAGATATATAAACAGAGGTATGAAAAGGGAAAGGTAATGTATAAGCTTCAGGTTATCGGTGATGCACCTGAAGGGGTATCAGGAACCAAGGTTACATTTTTACCTGATCATACTATATTTGAGGATAATGTATATGATTACGATATTCTAAGAAACAGACTTCGTGAGATGGCATTTCTTACAAAGGGACTTAAGATATCACTCACGGATAAGAGAATTACACCTGAAAAGGTAAGATCATTCCACTATGAGGGTGGTATCAAGGAATTTGTCTCATATCTGAACAGACATAGAGATCCTCTGTACAACGAGGTTATATATTGTGAGGGTATGAGAGATGGAATCAGTGTAGAGGTTGCACTTCAGCACAATGATTCATACAATGAATCAACATACAGTTTCGTAAATAATATAAATACACCTGAGGGAGGAACACATCTGACAGGATTTAAGTCAGCTATAACAAAGGTGTTCAATGACTATGCCAGAAAGAATAATATCATAAAAGAAAAGGATGACAATCTGTCTGGAGATGATCTCAGAGAGGGACTTGCAGCTATAGTTTCAATAAAGATAAGTGATCCACAGTTTGAGGGTCAGACGAAGCAGAAACTCGGAAATTCTGAGGCAAGACCAGCTGTAGAGAGTGTTGTTACAGAACAGCTCACATATTATCTTGAACAGAATCCTCAGATTGCTAAGATAATTGTGAATAAAGCGGCTGTTGCCCAGAGAGCAAGAATTGCAGCGAGAAAGGCTAGGGATGTTGCGAGAAAGGCAAATCTCTCAGATAACATGGCACTTCCTGGAAAACTTGCCGATTGTTCAGATAAGGATCCTAAGAATTGTGAGATATACATAGTAGAGGGAGATTCTGCCGGTGGTTCAGCCAAGACTGCGAGATCAAGATCAACCCAGGCAATACTTCCACTTCGTGGTAAGATACTGAATGTTGAGAAGGCACGAATTGACAGAATACTTGGAAATGAAGAGATAAAGGCTATGATCACTGCATTTGGAACAGGTATTCACGAGAACTTCAACATAGAAAAGCTTAGATATAACAAGATAATAATTATGACTGATGCCGATGTGGATGGGGCTCATATAGCAACTCTTCTTCTCACGTTTTTCTATAGATTTATGCCTGATCTTATCAGAAAAGGACATGTATATCTGGCACAGCCACCTCTCTACAAGTTAGAGAAAAACAAGAAGGTATGGTATGCATACAGTGATGATGAGCTCAACAGTATCCTTGATGAAGTTGGAAGAGATCAGAATAATAAGATCCAGCGATACAAGGGACTTGGAGAGATGGATGCGGAACAGCTTTGGGAGACGACTATGGATCCTGAGAGAAGAATACTCCTGAGAGTTGCCATCGATGATGACGATGAGTCAGAAATAGACATGACATTCAATGTCCTCATGGGAGATAAAGTTGAGCCACGTCGTGAGTTTATAGAGACAAATGCCAAGTATGTAAAGAATCTCGATGTATAAAAATATCGAGAGAAAGGAAAATCTAAAAAATGGATGACGATAAGATTTTTGATAAAATAGATGAAGTTGGTCTGAAGAAGACTATGGAGCGCTCATACATAGATTATGCCATGAGCGTTATAGCAGCCAGAGCACTTCCGGATGTAAGAGATGGTCTAAAGCCAGTTCAGAGAAGAATACTTCATTCTATGATTGAACTTAACAATGGTCCTGATAAGCCACATCGTAAGTGTGCCCGTATCGTTGGTGATACAATGGGTAAATATCATCCACATGGTGATAGCTCAATATACGAGGCACTTGTAAAGCTGGCACAGGAATGGAATACAAGATACCCTCTTGTTGATGGACATGGAAACTTTGGATCAGTTGATGGTGACCATGCGGCTGCTATGCGATACACAGAGGCAAGACTCTCCAAGATATCTATGGAGATGATGGCTGATATAAACAAAGATACAGTTGATTTTATTCCAAACTTTGATGGAACTGAGAAAGAGCCAGTGGTACTTCCATCACGTTATCCTAACCTATTGGTAAACGGTACATCTGGTATAGCAGTAGGTATGGCTACCAATATTCCACCACATAATTTGAAGGAAACTATCTATGCAGCCATTAAAATTATAGATAACAGGGTTAACGAAGACCGTGAGACTGACATAGATGAATTGATGGATATAGTGAAGGGACCTGACTTTCCTACGGGAGCACAGATACTTGGAAGACAGGGAATAAATGATGCTTACAGAACCGGAAGAGGTAAGATAAAGGTACGTGCTATCACAGAAATCGAAACAATGACTAACGGAAAGCACCGCATTATTGTAACCGAACTTCCATATATGGTAAACAAGTCACTTCTCATCAAGAATATGGTAGATCTTGTAAAGAACAAGAGAATTGATGGAATCACAGATATAAGAGATGAGTCGTCAAGAGAGGGAATGAGAGTTGTCATTGAACTCAGAAAGGATGTAAATGCTAACGTAATTCTCAACCAGCTCTTTAAGCACACTCAGCTTCAGGATACATTTGGATGTATCATGCTTGCACTTGTGGATGGAGTTCCTAAGATACTCAATCTCAAGGATATGCTCACGTACTACCTGAAGCATCAGGAGGATGTAGTTACAAGAAGAACAAGATACGATCTCAATAAGGCTGAGGAGAGAGCTCATATATTACAGGGTTATCTCATAGCTCTGGACAACATAGACGAGGTTATCACGATCATCAGAAACTCCAAGAATGTTGGAGAAGCAAAGGCAAAGCTCATCGAAAGATTTGGACTTTCTGAGGCTCAGGCTGGAGCCATAGTTGATATGAGACTTCGTGCTCTTACAGGTCTGGAAAGAGAGAAAATCGAGAATGAGTATAATGAACTTAAAGCTAAGATAGCAGAGTACAAGGAGATACTTGCAGATGAGAATAAGCTTCTCGGAGTAATCAAGACAGAGCTTACTGCGATAGCAGACAAGTATGGTGATGAGAGAAGAACATCCATCACAGCTTACTCGGATGATATAACAGATGAAGAACTTATCAAGAGAGAAGAGATTGTTATTTCCATGACAAAGCTTGGATATATCAAGAGAATGCCAAAGGATACATTCAAGGTACAGAACAGAGGTGGCAAGGGCATAAAGGGAATGAATATTATTGATAACGATATCATTGATGAGATATTCCTGACAAATACCCACAACTTCATAATGTTCTTCACTAACATGGGAAGAGTGTATAGGATGAAGGGATATGAGATACCCGAATCAGGACGTAATGCGAGAGGAGTTGCCATAGTCAACCTTCTTCAGCTTCTTCCAAATGAGAAGGTAACTGCTATCATTCCTATAACAGGCTTTGACAAGAAGTATCTCATGATGGCTACGAAGAATGGTATAGTCAAGAAAACAAAAATAGAGGCATTTGAAAATATCAGAAAGACAGGTCTTGCAGCTATAACATTGAATGATGGGGATGAACTCATAGAAGTAAAGGCAACCAGCGGAGAAAATGATATCTTTCTTGTCACGACGAAGGGAATGTGTATCAGATTCAATGAGGATTGTGTGAGAGATACAGGACGTACATCTATGGGTGTTCGCGGAATCAGATGTGATAAGAATGATGAAGTTATCGCCATGCAGCTTGATGTTCAGGGAGACGAGATTCTCTTTGTAACAGCAAATGGAATGGGTAAGAGAACTGAACTGTCAGAATTTGCTCCTCAGATGAGAGGCGGTAAGGGAGTCAAGTGTTATAGGATAACAGAAAAGACAGGTGATATAGTAAGCGCAAAGGCAGTTACAAACGATCATGATATCATGATGATGACCAATGAGGGAATCATGATAAGAATGCATTGCTCTGATATAACAGTCATTGGAAGAATCACATCGGGAGTCAAGCTTATGAATGTTGGCAGTGGTGCATTTGTTGCATCTGTAGCCAAGCTTGCAAGAACCGAAGAAGAGGAAAATGTCGATGAAGATGGTGAAGAATCTGAGAACAGCGATACAGCAGATGTAGATATTCAGAATGAAGATGCAGTTGAAACAAATGCAGATCCAGCAAATGATGAGCCTGAAAATGTTGAAGATACAGATTCAGAAGATACAGAATAGTAATATTCAAAAATAAAATTAGAATAAAAAATAAAGGGTGTATTGTCAAAAAAATGGCAATACACCCTTTTGCTGATTGTGTGCATATATAGGTTATGATATACTTATTTCATATGGGAGAAGGTATAAATTTAATATAATAATAAATTGAGATAGGAAAGGTAAAAATCAATATAAAATCAGATAGAATAAAGAGGATTAATTGATTCAGATGGGATTTAGATAAGATCGGGGGTAAAAAATGAAAGAAATAATATCATGTGTTTTGTCCGAAAACAACAGGATAATGGAGTCGGTGAACAGAGCGGCTTCTTCTGTCACAGAGGTGACAACGGAAGGACAACTTGATCAGATATTTAACAGTACAAGAAAAGCATCAGAGTGGTCATATAGCATAATGAATATCATTTACATATTGGTGGCAATGGTTATAGTTGTGGCTATATTTACAGTGACTTTGCATGTGTATAAGTTCTTTATTAACAGAAAAGATCCAAACTACAAAAAAAACGATGATACATTTCTGGATGATTAAGATTTCAGACAGAGGTATATAAGAAGTATATCAATATAAAATGGCGGTGAAGAAATGAGAGTTATAGAAGCAGAAGAAATTACTAAAAATGTCAGAGAGATGTGTATAGAGGCAAACGTACATTTGTCTGAAGACATGGAAAAGGCAGTCAGAGATTCGGTTGATACAGAGGATAGTCCACTCGGCAAGCAGATACTTAGGCAGTTGTGTGAGAATCTTGATGTAGCGGGAGAAAATGATATTCCTATCTGTCAGGATACCGGAATGGCTGTTTTTTTTGTGAATATAGGACAGGATGTTCATATTGAGGGAATGAACATAACAGATGCTATCAACGAAGGCGTGCGACAGGGATATACAGATGGTTATCTGAGAAAATCAGTGGTTAAAGATCCTCTTATCAGGGAAAATACGAAGGATAATACCCCGGCAATAATTCACTATGATATTGTACCTGGAGAGAATATAGAGATAACGATAGCTCCAAAGGGATTTGGAAGCGAGAATATGAGCAAAGTATACATGCTCAAACCGGCAGATGGTGAAGAGGGAGTAAAGGCAGCCGTCATCCAGGCTGTAAAGGATGCGGGACCAAATGCGTGT
This sequence is a window from Coprococcus eutactus. Protein-coding genes within it:
- the recF gene encoding DNA replication/repair protein RecF (All proteins in this family for which functions are known are DNA-binding proteins that assist the filamentation of RecA onto DNA for the initiation of recombination or recombinational repair.); the encoded protein is MYIESIELNNYRNYRKLKVEFGKNTNILYGNNAQGKTNILESIYMAATTKSHRGTKDRDIIRIGEDESHIRLFLRKRDVSHKIDMHLRKSKNKGVAIDGIAIRRATELYGLLNVIFFSPEDLSIIKNGPAERRRFMDLELCQISRLYYQNLASYNKILNQRNNLLKQIYYNKSLIDTLDVWNIQLVDYGSKIIKERKNFIDMMNDIICDIHSRLTGGREKLEIVYEYNVNENNFEDVLREKLETDLKYSSTQAGPHRDDISFLINGIDARKYGSQGQQRTVALSLKMAEIKLVKKIISDNPILLLDDVMSELDTDRRNALIDEIKDIQTIITCTGYDEFIKEQVIINNVYSVVNGTATRVRTEES
- the gyrB gene encoding DNA topoisomerase (ATP-hydrolyzing) subunit B, with protein sequence MENDNYGAEQIQVLEGLEAVRKRPGMYIGSTSSTGLHHLVYEIVDNSVDEALAGYCTHIQVYINEDNSITVVDDGRGIPVGIHKKQGIPAVEVVFTILHAGGKFGGGGYKVSGGLHGVGASVVNALSTWLEVEITRNGKIYKQRYEKGKVMYKLQVIGDAPEGVSGTKVTFLPDHTIFEDNVYDYDILRNRLREMAFLTKGLKISLTDKRITPEKVRSFHYEGGIKEFVSYLNRHRDPLYNEVIYCEGMRDGISVEVALQHNDSYNESTYSFVNNINTPEGGTHLTGFKSAITKVFNDYARKNNIIKEKDDNLSGDDLREGLAAIVSIKISDPQFEGQTKQKLGNSEARPAVESVVTEQLTYYLEQNPQIAKIIVNKAAVAQRARIAARKARDVARKANLSDNMALPGKLADCSDKDPKNCEIYIVEGDSAGGSAKTARSRSTQAILPLRGKILNVEKARIDRILGNEEIKAMITAFGTGIHENFNIEKLRYNKIIIMTDADVDGAHIATLLLTFFYRFMPDLIRKGHVYLAQPPLYKLEKNKKVWYAYSDDELNSILDEVGRDQNNKIQRYKGLGEMDAEQLWETTMDPERRILLRVAIDDDDESEIDMTFNVLMGDKVEPRREFIETNAKYVKNLDV
- the gyrA gene encoding DNA gyrase subunit A, whose translation is MDDDKIFDKIDEVGLKKTMERSYIDYAMSVIAARALPDVRDGLKPVQRRILHSMIELNNGPDKPHRKCARIVGDTMGKYHPHGDSSIYEALVKLAQEWNTRYPLVDGHGNFGSVDGDHAAAMRYTEARLSKISMEMMADINKDTVDFIPNFDGTEKEPVVLPSRYPNLLVNGTSGIAVGMATNIPPHNLKETIYAAIKIIDNRVNEDRETDIDELMDIVKGPDFPTGAQILGRQGINDAYRTGRGKIKVRAITEIETMTNGKHRIIVTELPYMVNKSLLIKNMVDLVKNKRIDGITDIRDESSREGMRVVIELRKDVNANVILNQLFKHTQLQDTFGCIMLALVDGVPKILNLKDMLTYYLKHQEDVVTRRTRYDLNKAEERAHILQGYLIALDNIDEVITIIRNSKNVGEAKAKLIERFGLSEAQAGAIVDMRLRALTGLEREKIENEYNELKAKIAEYKEILADENKLLGVIKTELTAIADKYGDERRTSITAYSDDITDEELIKREEIVISMTKLGYIKRMPKDTFKVQNRGGKGIKGMNIIDNDIIDEIFLTNTHNFIMFFTNMGRVYRMKGYEIPESGRNARGVAIVNLLQLLPNEKVTAIIPITGFDKKYLMMATKNGIVKKTKIEAFENIRKTGLAAITLNDGDELIEVKATSGENDIFLVTTKGMCIRFNEDCVRDTGRTSMGVRGIRCDKNDEVIAMQLDVQGDEILFVTANGMGKRTELSEFAPQMRGGKGVKCYRITEKTGDIVSAKAVTNDHDIMMMTNEGIMIRMHCSDITVIGRITSGVKLMNVGSGAFVASVAKLARTEEEENVDEDGEESENSDTADVDIQNEDAVETNADPANDEPENVEDTDSEDTE
- a CDS encoding fumarate hydratase — encoded protein: MRVIEAEEITKNVREMCIEANVHLSEDMEKAVRDSVDTEDSPLGKQILRQLCENLDVAGENDIPICQDTGMAVFFVNIGQDVHIEGMNITDAINEGVRQGYTDGYLRKSVVKDPLIRENTKDNTPAIIHYDIVPGENIEITIAPKGFGSENMSKVYMLKPADGEEGVKAAVIQAVKDAGPNACPPVFVGVGLGGDFELATKMAKKALTRKVGVHSDKEHIARIESELLEAINNTGIGPGGLGGKTTALAVNIETYATHIAGMPLAVNMCCHVNRHVTRVL